A genomic segment from Nicotiana tabacum cultivar K326 chromosome 7, ASM71507v2, whole genome shotgun sequence encodes:
- the LOC107791371 gene encoding putative F-box protein PP2-B12 isoform X1, which translates to MENSNANGEYENERITTCLWMLPEDCIAKILAFTSPLDVCRFSLVSKPVRPAAESDSVWEKFLPSDYESIVAGSMSPIPDFHSKKDLYVHLCHHPLLIDAGRKSFSLEKWTGKKCYFLGARDLNIAWGDTPDYWKWTSLQESRFPEVAELILVWWLEIWGTIRAGILSPQTSYVAYLVYKLEDEFGFHYRPSEISVGVSGVEFDKRFAFLVPDGRPQRRNRYVESDDDYEEPVYTPPSDVVRCLPEDASTPLQSDIQRPKLRDDGWFEIQLVSCGHRDFLIGIHFLECADLHDLVTPPKLMFSIRLGSFEIKLKWELEKEMVWEYSLRQA; encoded by the exons ATGGAGAATTCGAATGCGAATGGTGAATATGAAAATGAGAGGATTACTACTTGTCTATGGATGCTACCGGAGGATTGTATTGCGAAGATTTTGGCCTTTACAAGCCCTCTGGACGTTTGCCGTTTTTCTTTAGTCTCTAAACCGGTTCGACCCGCGGCTGAGTCGGATTCCGTTTGGGAAAAATTCTTACCCTCCGATTATGAGTCCATCGTTGCCGGATCAATGAGTCCGATACCCGATTTTCATTCAAAGAAGGATCTCTATGTTCATCTATGCCATCATCCCCTCTTAATTGATGCAGGTCGCAAG AGTTTCTCACTGGAAAAATGGACTGGAAAGAAATGCTACTTTTTAGGTGCAAGGGATCTTAATATTGCATGGGGTGATACACCAGACTATTGGAAATGGACTTCACTACAAGAGTCCAG GTTTCCAGAGGTGGCTGAACTCATACTTGTTTGGTGGCTTGAAATTTGGGGCACAATAAGAGCTGGAATTCTGTCACCACAGACTTCCTATGTAGCTTACCTTGTTTACAAGTTGGAAGATGAATTCGGGTTTCATTATCGACCCTCAGAGATTTCAGTTGGAGTTTCTGGTGTTGAATTCGACAAACGATTTGCATTTTTGGTGCCAGATGGTAGACCTCAACGGCGTAATCGCTATGTGGAGTCAGATGATGATTATGAGGAGCCAGTTTATACTCCGCCCTCTGATGTGGTTAGGTGTTTGCCGGAGGATGCTTCTACTCCCTTGCAATCTGATATTCAACGTCCTAAACTTAGAGATGACGGCTGGTTTGAGATACAATTGG TGAGTTGTGGCCATAGGGATTTTCTTATTGGGATACATTTTTTAGAGTGTGCTGATCtccatgacttggtgacaccacCAAAACTGATGTTTTCCATTAGACTCGGTTCATTTGAGATTAAGCTG aAATGGGAGCTAGAGAAGGAAATGGTATGGGAATATAGCTTGAGGCAGGCTTAA
- the LOC107791371 gene encoding putative F-box protein PP2-B12 isoform X2, whose amino-acid sequence MENSNANGEYENERITTCLWMLPEDCIAKILAFTSPLDVCRFSLVSKPVRPAAESDSVWEKFLPSDYESIVAGSMSPIPDFHSKKDLYVHLCHHPLLIDAGRKSFSLEKWTGKKCYFLGARDLNIAWGDTPDYWKWTSLQESRFPEVAELILVWWLEIWGTIRAGILSPQTSYVAYLVYKLEDEFGFHYRPSEISVGVSGVEFDKRFAFLVPDGRPQRRNRYVESDDDYEEPVYTPPSDVVRCLPEDASTPLQSDIQRPKLRDDGWFEIQLEMGAREGNGMGI is encoded by the exons ATGGAGAATTCGAATGCGAATGGTGAATATGAAAATGAGAGGATTACTACTTGTCTATGGATGCTACCGGAGGATTGTATTGCGAAGATTTTGGCCTTTACAAGCCCTCTGGACGTTTGCCGTTTTTCTTTAGTCTCTAAACCGGTTCGACCCGCGGCTGAGTCGGATTCCGTTTGGGAAAAATTCTTACCCTCCGATTATGAGTCCATCGTTGCCGGATCAATGAGTCCGATACCCGATTTTCATTCAAAGAAGGATCTCTATGTTCATCTATGCCATCATCCCCTCTTAATTGATGCAGGTCGCAAG AGTTTCTCACTGGAAAAATGGACTGGAAAGAAATGCTACTTTTTAGGTGCAAGGGATCTTAATATTGCATGGGGTGATACACCAGACTATTGGAAATGGACTTCACTACAAGAGTCCAG GTTTCCAGAGGTGGCTGAACTCATACTTGTTTGGTGGCTTGAAATTTGGGGCACAATAAGAGCTGGAATTCTGTCACCACAGACTTCCTATGTAGCTTACCTTGTTTACAAGTTGGAAGATGAATTCGGGTTTCATTATCGACCCTCAGAGATTTCAGTTGGAGTTTCTGGTGTTGAATTCGACAAACGATTTGCATTTTTGGTGCCAGATGGTAGACCTCAACGGCGTAATCGCTATGTGGAGTCAGATGATGATTATGAGGAGCCAGTTTATACTCCGCCCTCTGATGTGGTTAGGTGTTTGCCGGAGGATGCTTCTACTCCCTTGCAATCTGATATTCAACGTCCTAAACTTAGAGATGACGGCTGGTTTGAGATACAATTGG aAATGGGAGCTAGAGAAGGAAATGGTATGGGAATATAG